One window from the genome of Opisthocomus hoazin isolate bOpiHoa1 chromosome 11, bOpiHoa1.hap1, whole genome shotgun sequence encodes:
- the CFAP100 gene encoding cilia- and flagella-associated protein 100 isoform X2 has translation MTEFPSSVSVLSSSHSALSRETQNGEAISESKTSSPYTESTSESVPSKPGMETQLVLSGSPEEDEENQMKNPFTISSDIDILSIRDKERKKAKAERERMKTMKIHEKITYSTKIKAKQKEVRKALQKEEKEDNRKQATNKERLKTLQESLLWKTAIAKDYPLVKETFRDYINYRREIFILEYAMAVKRDEIQRMENIIKDEERKLEKAEYYLEKDAATFDEFLKQSHKNYVQALKIAEKETAAKTKKTKEMQAITSQIEHLQSDISRFQQTLQEYRMYRDFLYKLSPKEWQEEHGKKHKKEEDLKTASKANEDSASPPIAAEQGQDLTARTNTASPYSTGYIDVPSSLVPLKSLEFSSLHEIRPQLKNFLKPLATRKLSSLEDAERETCSDEDEEPKLYFTDPQQLLSVFKEMEEENLSFTQNSQEIKESLDKVQHTFITTHESMEKKLAELKQQVVTLKSSIAKEEERAADLTLKVHLFSSREYKADDEDTMLTSLNKKVLEVYCHCTGENEANLQTVQMLMVIEKQLNDLLDNLERIPPAKLEQAEKAKEKERRMRVREEKLRQQKQQQEERSRQTLERSLAAVKKTSGRRPTFRSSPPARREKKKHSQEQTDQEKEEQLYYFSRQHSLNHSMEG, from the exons ATGACAGAGTTCCCCAGCAGCGTGTCTGTGCTGTCCAGCAGTCACTCAGCCTTATCACGAGAAACCCAAAACGGTGAAGCGATTTCAG AGTCAAAGACATCATCTCCATATACAGAATCAACATCTGAAAGTGTCCCTTCCAAACCTGGAATGGAAACCCAGCTTGTGCTGTCAG GAAGTCCAGAAGAGGATGaagaaaaccaaatgaaaaatccATTTACAATTTCTTCAGATATCGATATTTTGTCAATAAgggacaaggaaagaaaaaaggctaaGGCG GAACGTGAAAGGATGAAGACCATGAAAATCCATGAGAAAATTACTTACTCcactaaaataaaagcaaagcaaaaagaagtcaggaaagctctgcaaaaggaggaaaaagaggacAACAGAAAACAGGCAACAAATAAAGAGAGACTGAAAACTCTTCAGGAGAGTCTTTTATGGAAGACAGCCATTGCAAAAG ATTACCCATTAGTAAAGGAGACATTCCGTGACTACATAAATTACAGAAGAGAGATATTTATACTTGAG TATGCCATGGCAGTAAAGCGAGACGAGATTCAGAGGATGGAGAACATAATAAAGGATGaggaaagaaaactggaaaaggcTGAATACTACCTGGAGAAGGATGCTGCCACATTTGATGAGTTCCTGAAGCAGAGCCATAAAAACTATGTTCAAGCCCTGAAAAT TGCTGAAAAAGAAACCGCAGCAAAGACgaagaaaacaaaggagatgcAGGCAATCACTTCCCAAATTGAGCACCTCCAAAG TGATATATCCAGATTCCAGCAAACTCTGCAGGAGTACAGGATGTACAGGGACTTCCTCTATAAGCTCTCTCCAAAAGAGTGGCAGGAGGAACatggaaaaaagcacaaaaaggaagaggACTTGAAAACAGCATCCAAAGCTAATGAAGACAGTGCCTCGCCTCCCATTGCCGCAGAGCAAG GCCAGGACCTGACAGCCAGGACAAACACTGCCAGTCCCTACAGTACTGGTTATATAGATGTGCCAAGTTCCCTGGTGCCTTTGAAAAGTTTGGAATTCAGCTCATTGCACGAGATCAGGCCACAGCTCAAAAACTTCCTGAAGCCTCTAGCTACAAGAAAACT aagtTCACTGGAGGATGCCGAACGTGAAACCTGCTCGGATGAAGATGAG GAGCCCAAGCTGTACTTTACTGATCCCCAACAACTGCTGTCTGTTTTCAAGGAGATGGAGGAAGAGAACTTGTCCTTCACCCAGAATTCCCAGGAGATCAAGGAAAGTCTGGACAAGGTCCAACACACTTTCATCACCACACATGAAAGCAT GGAGAAGAAGTTAGCAGAGCTGAAACAGCAGGTAGTCACCCTCAAATCCTCCATCGCTAAGGAAGAAGAGAGAGCAGCAGATCTGACGCTCAAAGTTCACCTGTTTTCCTCTAGAGAATACAAAGCTGATGACGAG GACACAATGCTCACAAGCCTGAACAAGAAGGTGCTGGAAGTCTACTGCCACTGCACTGGAGAAAATGAAGCAAATCTGCAGACAGTGCAGATGCTAATGGTGATAGAAAAACAGCTCAATGATCTGCTGGACAACTTGGAGAGAATCCCACCAGCAAAGTTAGAACAGGCTgagaaagccaaagaaaaggaACGGAGGATGAG AGTcagagaggaaaagctgagacaacagaagcagcagcaggaggaaagatCGCGGCAGACCCTGGAAAGATCGCTGGCAGCCGTAAAAAAAACG
- the CFAP100 gene encoding cilia- and flagella-associated protein 100 isoform X3 gives MTEFPSSVSVLSSSHSALSRETQNGEAISESKTSSPYTESTSESVPSKPGMETQLVLSGSPEEDEENQMKNPFTISSDIDILSIRDKERKKAKAERERMKTMKIHEKITYSTKIKAKQKEVRKALQKEEKEDNRKQATNKERLKTLQESLLWKTAIAKDYPLVKETFRDYINYRREIFILEYAMAVKRDEIQRMENIIKDEERKLEKAEYYLEKDAATFDEFLKQSHKNYVQALKIAEKETAAKTKKTKEMQAITSQIEHLQSDISRFQQTLQEYRMYRDFLYKLSPKEWQEEHGKKHKKEEDLKTASKANEDSASPPIAAEQGQDLTARTNTASPYSTGYIDVPSSLVPLKSLEFSSLHEIRPQLKNFLKPLATRKLSSLEDAERETCSDEDEEMEEENLSFTQNSQEIKESLDKVQHTFITTHESMEKKLAELKQQVVTLKSSIAKEEERAADLTLKVHLFSSREYKADDEDTMLTSLNKKVLEVYCHCTGENEANLQTVQMLMVIEKQLNDLLDNLERIPPAKLEQAEKAKEKERRMRVREEKLRQQKQQQEERSRQTLERSLAAVKKTSGRRPTFRSSPPARREKKKHSQEQTDQEKEEQLYYFSRQHSLNHSMEG, from the exons ATGACAGAGTTCCCCAGCAGCGTGTCTGTGCTGTCCAGCAGTCACTCAGCCTTATCACGAGAAACCCAAAACGGTGAAGCGATTTCAG AGTCAAAGACATCATCTCCATATACAGAATCAACATCTGAAAGTGTCCCTTCCAAACCTGGAATGGAAACCCAGCTTGTGCTGTCAG GAAGTCCAGAAGAGGATGaagaaaaccaaatgaaaaatccATTTACAATTTCTTCAGATATCGATATTTTGTCAATAAgggacaaggaaagaaaaaaggctaaGGCG GAACGTGAAAGGATGAAGACCATGAAAATCCATGAGAAAATTACTTACTCcactaaaataaaagcaaagcaaaaagaagtcaggaaagctctgcaaaaggaggaaaaagaggacAACAGAAAACAGGCAACAAATAAAGAGAGACTGAAAACTCTTCAGGAGAGTCTTTTATGGAAGACAGCCATTGCAAAAG ATTACCCATTAGTAAAGGAGACATTCCGTGACTACATAAATTACAGAAGAGAGATATTTATACTTGAG TATGCCATGGCAGTAAAGCGAGACGAGATTCAGAGGATGGAGAACATAATAAAGGATGaggaaagaaaactggaaaaggcTGAATACTACCTGGAGAAGGATGCTGCCACATTTGATGAGTTCCTGAAGCAGAGCCATAAAAACTATGTTCAAGCCCTGAAAAT TGCTGAAAAAGAAACCGCAGCAAAGACgaagaaaacaaaggagatgcAGGCAATCACTTCCCAAATTGAGCACCTCCAAAG TGATATATCCAGATTCCAGCAAACTCTGCAGGAGTACAGGATGTACAGGGACTTCCTCTATAAGCTCTCTCCAAAAGAGTGGCAGGAGGAACatggaaaaaagcacaaaaaggaagaggACTTGAAAACAGCATCCAAAGCTAATGAAGACAGTGCCTCGCCTCCCATTGCCGCAGAGCAAG GCCAGGACCTGACAGCCAGGACAAACACTGCCAGTCCCTACAGTACTGGTTATATAGATGTGCCAAGTTCCCTGGTGCCTTTGAAAAGTTTGGAATTCAGCTCATTGCACGAGATCAGGCCACAGCTCAAAAACTTCCTGAAGCCTCTAGCTACAAGAAAACT aagtTCACTGGAGGATGCCGAACGTGAAACCTGCTCGGATGAAGATGAG GAGATGGAGGAAGAGAACTTGTCCTTCACCCAGAATTCCCAGGAGATCAAGGAAAGTCTGGACAAGGTCCAACACACTTTCATCACCACACATGAAAGCAT GGAGAAGAAGTTAGCAGAGCTGAAACAGCAGGTAGTCACCCTCAAATCCTCCATCGCTAAGGAAGAAGAGAGAGCAGCAGATCTGACGCTCAAAGTTCACCTGTTTTCCTCTAGAGAATACAAAGCTGATGACGAG GACACAATGCTCACAAGCCTGAACAAGAAGGTGCTGGAAGTCTACTGCCACTGCACTGGAGAAAATGAAGCAAATCTGCAGACAGTGCAGATGCTAATGGTGATAGAAAAACAGCTCAATGATCTGCTGGACAACTTGGAGAGAATCCCACCAGCAAAGTTAGAACAGGCTgagaaagccaaagaaaaggaACGGAGGATGAG AGTcagagaggaaaagctgagacaacagaagcagcagcaggaggaaagatCGCGGCAGACCCTGGAAAGATCGCTGGCAGCCGTAAAAAAAACG
- the CFAP100 gene encoding cilia- and flagella-associated protein 100 isoform X1, giving the protein MTEFPSSVSVLSSSHSALSRETQNGEAISESKTSSPYTESTSESVPSKPGMETQLVLSGSPEEDEENQMKNPFTISSDIDILSIRDKERKKAKAERERMKTMKIHEKITYSTKIKAKQKEVRKALQKEEKEDNRKQATNKERLKTLQESLLWKTAIAKDYPLVKETFRDYINYRREIFILEYAMAVKRDEIQRMENIIKDEERKLEKAEYYLEKDAATFDEFLKQSHKNYVQALKIAEKETAAKTKKTKEMQAITSQIEHLQSDISRFQQTLQEYRMYRDFLYKLSPKEWQEEHGKKHKKEEDLKTASKANEDSASPPIAAEQGEGRGRAAHSSLGQPHALSVHILLSPGQDLTARTNTASPYSTGYIDVPSSLVPLKSLEFSSLHEIRPQLKNFLKPLATRKLSSLEDAERETCSDEDEEPKLYFTDPQQLLSVFKEMEEENLSFTQNSQEIKESLDKVQHTFITTHESMEKKLAELKQQVVTLKSSIAKEEERAADLTLKVHLFSSREYKADDEDTMLTSLNKKVLEVYCHCTGENEANLQTVQMLMVIEKQLNDLLDNLERIPPAKLEQAEKAKEKERRMRVREEKLRQQKQQQEERSRQTLERSLAAVKKTSGRRPTFRSSPPARREKKKHSQEQTDQEKEEQLYYFSRQHSLNHSMEG; this is encoded by the exons ATGACAGAGTTCCCCAGCAGCGTGTCTGTGCTGTCCAGCAGTCACTCAGCCTTATCACGAGAAACCCAAAACGGTGAAGCGATTTCAG AGTCAAAGACATCATCTCCATATACAGAATCAACATCTGAAAGTGTCCCTTCCAAACCTGGAATGGAAACCCAGCTTGTGCTGTCAG GAAGTCCAGAAGAGGATGaagaaaaccaaatgaaaaatccATTTACAATTTCTTCAGATATCGATATTTTGTCAATAAgggacaaggaaagaaaaaaggctaaGGCG GAACGTGAAAGGATGAAGACCATGAAAATCCATGAGAAAATTACTTACTCcactaaaataaaagcaaagcaaaaagaagtcaggaaagctctgcaaaaggaggaaaaagaggacAACAGAAAACAGGCAACAAATAAAGAGAGACTGAAAACTCTTCAGGAGAGTCTTTTATGGAAGACAGCCATTGCAAAAG ATTACCCATTAGTAAAGGAGACATTCCGTGACTACATAAATTACAGAAGAGAGATATTTATACTTGAG TATGCCATGGCAGTAAAGCGAGACGAGATTCAGAGGATGGAGAACATAATAAAGGATGaggaaagaaaactggaaaaggcTGAATACTACCTGGAGAAGGATGCTGCCACATTTGATGAGTTCCTGAAGCAGAGCCATAAAAACTATGTTCAAGCCCTGAAAAT TGCTGAAAAAGAAACCGCAGCAAAGACgaagaaaacaaaggagatgcAGGCAATCACTTCCCAAATTGAGCACCTCCAAAG TGATATATCCAGATTCCAGCAAACTCTGCAGGAGTACAGGATGTACAGGGACTTCCTCTATAAGCTCTCTCCAAAAGAGTGGCAGGAGGAACatggaaaaaagcacaaaaaggaagaggACTTGAAAACAGCATCCAAAGCTAATGAAGACAGTGCCTCGCCTCCCATTGCCGCAGAGCAAGGTGAGGGCCGGGGCAGAGCTGCCCACTCCTCGCTGGGACAGCCCCATGCCCTAAGTGTGCATATCCTCTTGTCTCCAGGCCAGGACCTGACAGCCAGGACAAACACTGCCAGTCCCTACAGTACTGGTTATATAGATGTGCCAAGTTCCCTGGTGCCTTTGAAAAGTTTGGAATTCAGCTCATTGCACGAGATCAGGCCACAGCTCAAAAACTTCCTGAAGCCTCTAGCTACAAGAAAACT aagtTCACTGGAGGATGCCGAACGTGAAACCTGCTCGGATGAAGATGAG GAGCCCAAGCTGTACTTTACTGATCCCCAACAACTGCTGTCTGTTTTCAAGGAGATGGAGGAAGAGAACTTGTCCTTCACCCAGAATTCCCAGGAGATCAAGGAAAGTCTGGACAAGGTCCAACACACTTTCATCACCACACATGAAAGCAT GGAGAAGAAGTTAGCAGAGCTGAAACAGCAGGTAGTCACCCTCAAATCCTCCATCGCTAAGGAAGAAGAGAGAGCAGCAGATCTGACGCTCAAAGTTCACCTGTTTTCCTCTAGAGAATACAAAGCTGATGACGAG GACACAATGCTCACAAGCCTGAACAAGAAGGTGCTGGAAGTCTACTGCCACTGCACTGGAGAAAATGAAGCAAATCTGCAGACAGTGCAGATGCTAATGGTGATAGAAAAACAGCTCAATGATCTGCTGGACAACTTGGAGAGAATCCCACCAGCAAAGTTAGAACAGGCTgagaaagccaaagaaaaggaACGGAGGATGAG AGTcagagaggaaaagctgagacaacagaagcagcagcaggaggaaagatCGCGGCAGACCCTGGAAAGATCGCTGGCAGCCGTAAAAAAAACG